DNA from Desulfuromonas sp. AOP6:
GGCCCTGGTCCTTTTTCACTATCGCTTCAGGAGGAGTGAGGAGACAAGCCCTTGAGGAGGGGAGGATGTCCCTTTACCTGAAAAGAGCCTTTGAGCCGCCCCAGCCACAGGATGGCTATCGCGTCCTGGTCGATGGCCTGTGGCCGCGGGGCCTGTCCAAGGACGCGCTGCAGGTACAGGAATGGTTGAAGGAGATCGCGCCGAGCCGTGAGCTGCGGCGGTGGTTCGGGCATGATCCGGACCGGTGGGAAGAATTCAGGCGCCGCTACTTCGAGGAACTGGAGGCGAAGGGGGAAGCGCTGACAGAACTGCGGGAGCGAGCCAGGCAGGGGACCCTGACTCTGGTCTACGCCGCCCGCGACGAGGAGCACAACAACGCCGTGGCGCTGCGGGACTATCTGCTCCGTCGGAAGTGAGGGGCAGGTCCGCCAGCAGACGAGCCTGCCCTCAAGAGGGGAGGCCTAGTGCTGATGAGCGTTCGGCGCCGCTGGCTGGCCGTGATGGGGTCCCTCATGCACGGCTTTGGCGATGCCCTCGACATAATGCACGTAGGTGACATAGGCCTCGACGAACTCGCGTCCGGCTGCCACGCTGCTGTTGGCCTGCTGCCGGGCCTCATGGGCAAGCTGGAAATAGTCCCGCACGCCTTCTTCCGCATGGGCGGCAATGGCTTTAGCCAGATCGTCGACGGAGCCCTGCTGCAGGGCCCGATCGGCGCGGGCTACAACCGGAGCGATGGCGCCGGCGGGCTTGAGGCCGGTGTAGGGTGCCCCTTCACCGGCCCGGTGAATGCGCACCAGGGTTTCAAAGAAGTAACGATCGGCCAGCTCCTTGGCCGCCGGGGAGAGCTGACGCACGGCGAGGGTCTGCGTGAAGGCGGCGCGTATCGCCTCTTCATCGGCGGCCCTTACCCACTTGAGGACGGGGGTGACATCCTGGTTTTCCAGGGCGCCCTTTGCCTCGACCACCACCGGGCCATCGAGGGCATCGCAGTGGGCGGCGGCCAGCCCCGGCAGCAGCAAGCCTGCCAGCAGCAGAAAGATGGTTACCCGTCTCAACAGCGCCTGTCGTCCCATTTCTTTCATCGCAAACTCCTTTCAATCTTGAATCCCGACAGCCTCATGCCGCCGGCAACAGTTTGGCCGCTTTGGGGAAGAGGATATTATTCTCCAGATGCACGTGCTTGTGGAGGTCGTCCTCAAATTCCTTGAGCAGGCGATAGGTGACTGCGAAGGTGTTGCAGACATCGGCGGGGATCGTGTAGTCGCCAGCCAGACGCCGGATTTCGTGAGTCGCCTCGCCAATGGCCTCATGGTCACGATGGAGGGTCTCCAGCGTCCGTCGCAGGTGACTGGCATCCTCTGTGGTCGGTGCGGTGCCGGCCTGGTGGGCGGCTTCGATGCCCTTGATGGCGGGAAAGAAGACCTCTTCCTCTTCGCGCAGGTGCTCCACCATGTCGGCGGCGATGCTGTCGAAAAGGGTGGCGATGCGAACCACCTCGGGGTGGTGTTCGCCGTGGACCTCGGCGATCTTGTGGGCGTAGGCGGCGATCTGACCCAGATTGTCGTTGAGCCAGGCATGGTGGTTGTTGACGATATAATCGGCCAGAAAGGCCAGATCCCAGGCGGCGTAGTTTTCGTGCCCGCTAGTCGCCGTTTCTTTGGCTGCCTCGAGTTCACGAAGGAGGTCGTCGGGGTCGAGACCCTTGTCGCGGGCGGCGTTGCCCAGGGTCACCTGGCCGCCGCAGCAGAAGTCGATGCCGTGTTTCTCGAAGACGGCGGCGTTCCGGTAATCCTCGGCGACCAGGTCGCCAATGGTCTGTTCCAAACGGTTTTGATTCGGTGTTGTGGTCTTGATTGTCATAGGTCACCTCTGCTTTCTGAAAAAACGCCAGAGTGCGTGTTTGTGAAGAAAAGGCGCTGTTGAGAAAAATTTAACAGAAAGACCCGGGTCAGAAATTGACCCGGGTCAAAGAGAAACCATTTTCTTTACTAATATACCAGGAAATCGCCGAAAGGACCGAAATCCGCCTAGTCGTCGCCCTCCCGGGTCGGTGTTGGATTCTTGTCCAGGCCGCGACCGCGCCAGAGGAAGAAGATGACGGGGTAGACCAGCATCTCCAGAGCCAGGGAGGTGACCGAGCCGCCGACCATGGGGGCGGCGATACGCTTCATGACGTCGGCGCCGGCGCCGGTGCTCCACATGATGGGAAAGAGGCCGGCGATGATGGTGACCACGGTCATCACCTTGGGACGGATCCGTTTGACGGCGCCGTGGTGGATGGCCTGCTTGAGGTCGCCCAGGGTGAGCATGCGACCTTCTTCCGTCCATTTTTTGTGAGCGAGGTCGAGGTAGAGGAGCATGACAACGCCCGTTTCGGCGTCGAGGCCGGCGAGGGCGATGAGGCCGACCCAGACGCCGATGGACATATTGTAGTCGAGCAGATAGAGCAGCCAGAAGGCGCCGACCAGCGAAAAGGGGACCGCCATGAAGACGATCGCTGTTTTAACGGCGGAATGGGTGCTCATGTAGATGATGACGAAGATGATCAGCAGGGTCAGCGGGATGATAACCAGCAGGCGGGCCCGGGTTGACTCGATGTACTCGTACTGGCCGCTCCAGACGATGTTGTAGCCGGTGGGCAGGCTGATGTTGTCGGCCACCGCCTGCTGGGCGTTTTCCACGTAGGTGCCGAGATCGATCCCCTTGATATCGACGTAAACCCAGGCCGTGCGCCGGGAGTTCTCCGTCTTGATGCTGTCGGGGTCGTTGCGCACGGTGATGGTCGCCAGCTGCTCCAGGGGAATATGGGCCCCTGTCGGCGAGGGCACGAGGAGCTGCCTGAGGGCGGGAATATCGCTGCGGAAGTCGCGGTCGTAGCGCAGGCTGATGGGGTAGCGCTCCAGCCCTTCGACGGTCTGGGTGATAGTCATGCCCCCCAGAGCCGACTGGATGACGTCCTGGATGTCCCCCACCTGAATACCATAGCGGGCGGCGGCGAGGCGGTCGATGTCGAAATCGAGAAAGAAGCCGCCAACGGTGCGTTCGGAGATGGCCGAAAGGGTGCCCTTGAGGGGGCGCACCACCGCTTCGACCTCCTCGCCCAGACGATTGAGTACCTCCAGATCGGGCCCCATGATCTTGATGCCGACGGGGGTCTTGATGCCGGTGGAGAGCATGTCGATGCGCGTCTTGATGGGCATAGTCCAGGCGTTGGTCAGGCCGGGAAACTGTACGGCGTTGTTAAGCTGCTCCGTCAGCTCGGCCACGGAGATCTTGCGTTTCTCTGGCAGCAGCCAGCGCAGGGGAATCTTGAGGGGCTCGCTCCATTGCGGCCAGTCGCTGTAGAAGCGGTGGTTCGGCATGTCCCGCCAGTCCGCCTCGTCCTTGAGCATAATGGTGGTCTCAATCATCATCATCGGTGCCGGATCGGTGGCGGTCTCCGCCCGGCCGATCTTGCCGAAGACCGTCTCCACTTCAGGGAACTGGCGGATGATGCGGTCGGTCTGCTGCAAAAGTTCCTTGGCCTTGGTCACCGACAGGCCCGGCAGGGTGGTGGGCATGTAGAGCAGATCCCCCTCGTACAGGGGCGGCATGAACTCCGTCCCCATCTTGGTCAAGGGGTAGCTGATGGAGATGACCAGCAGCAGGGCCACCAGCAGCGTCGTCTTGCGCCAGCGCAACACCAGATCGACCACGGGGTGGTAGAGGGCGATAAGCAGGCGGTTGATGGGGTTACGCTCCTCCGAGCGGATCTTGCCGCGGATGAGCCAGAGCATGAGGACGGGAACGATGGTGATAGAGAGGAGCGCCGCCGCCGCCATGGAGTAGGTCTTGGTGAAGGCCAGGGGCTTGAACATGCGGCCCGCCTGCTCCTGCAGGGTGAAAACCGGCGCGAAGGAGACGGTGATAACCAGCAGGGCGAAGAAGATGGTGGGCCCGACTTCCTTGGCCGCCTCGATGATGGCCTCCCGCCGCGGCCTTCCTCCCTTCTCCAGATGCTTATGGGCGTTCTCCACCATGATGATGGCCGAGTCGACCATGGTACCGATGGCAATGGCGATCCCGCCCAGGCTCATGATGTTCACGTTGATTCCCTGGGCGTACATGATGATGAAAGCCATGAGGATGGCCACGGGCAGGGCCAGAATGACCACGATGGCGCTGGGCAGATGAAAGAGGAAGAGGATGATGACCAGGCCGACGACCAGGCTCTCCTCCAGCAGCTTCTCCTTGAGGTTGGAGGTGGCGCGCTCGATCAGGCCGGAGCGGTCGTAGACGGGGATGATCTCCACCCCTTCGGGCAAACCAGCCTTGAGCTCCTCCAGCTTGCGCTTGACGTTGTCGATAGTCTTGAGAGCGTTTTCGCCATAGCGCATGACGATAATGCCGCCGACAGTCTCCCCTTCGCCGTCGAGGTCGGCGATGCCCCGCCGCATCTCGGGTCCGAGCCGAACGTCGGCGATATCCCGCAGCAGCACGGGGGTGCCGCGCTCCGTCGTCATGATGACCACGTTCTGCAGATCCTGCAGGTTCTGGATATAGCCGCGACTGCGGATCATGAACTCCGTTTCCGCCATTTCGATGGCGCCGCCGCCGACATCGAGATTGCTGTTCTTGATGGCCATCTCGACCATGGGCAGCGTGATATCAAAGGCGCGCAGACGATTGGGATCGACGGCTACCTGGTACTGCTTGACGAAGCCGCCGAGGCTGGCCACCTCGGCGACGCCTTCCACCGAGGTCAGCTCATAGCGCAGGAACCAGTCCTGGATGGAGCGCAGCTCCTGCAGGTTGTGGCGATCGCTGACCAGGGCGTATTCGTAGACCCAGCCGACCCCGGTGGCATCGGGACCCAGGGTCGGCGTCACCCCCTCGGGGAGCCGCCCGGAGACGTAGTTGAGATATTCAAGGACGCGGGAGCGGGCCCAGTAGATGTCGGTGCCGTCCTCGAAGATGATGTAGACGAAGGAATAGCCGAAGAAGGAATAGCCGCGCACCACTTTGGCGCCGGGGACGGCCAGCATCTGGGTGGTCAGCGGGTAGGTGACCTGGTCCTCCACCACCTGCGGCGCTTGGCCGGGATAGTCGGTGAAGATGATCACCTGCACATCCGAAAGGTCAGGGATGGCGTCGATGGGGATGTTGCGCAGGGAGTAGATCCCGCCGACGACGAGGAAGACGGTGGCCAGAACGACCACGAAGGTATTGCGTATCGACCATTCGATTATTTTTTCAAGCATCGCAGTATCCTGACAGCGTTGAAAGTGAGGGGTGAGGACTGAGGGAATAGGTACCTCAGGCCTGGCCGCACAGGGGTTGCCTGCTCGCTAGAACAGGTCTTCCAGGTCATCCTCCGGCTGCCCGACCGGATCGGACGCCGGGCTGGCGGGAGCCTTGGGAGCCATCATCTTCTGGATGGCCTCACGCAGCTTGCTCTCTGAATCGAGCATGAACTGGGCCGAGGTGACGACCTGTTCCCCCTGCTGGAGGCCGGAGAGAATCTGCACCTGGCCGTCTTCCCCCTGGATTCCCGTCTCGACCACGCGCGGCTCGAAGCGTCCCTCGCCGAGGGCGACGAAGACATGCTGCCGGGTGCCGGAGGTGAGGATGGCATCGACGGGGATGAGGAGGACGTCCTTGGAGGCCTGGGTGTGGAGGCGCACGTTGACGAACATCTCCGGTTTCAGCTCCAGGCCGGGGTTGGGCAGCTCGATGCGTACCTGCACGGTGCGGCTCTTGGGATCGACGGTGGGGTAGATGTAAACGATTTTGCCAGTCAGCGTGCGGTTACCGGCGTGAGGGACCTCCACCGTGACCGTCTGCCCCTCTTTCACCCAGGGGAGCTGGTACTCGTACAGGTCGGCCAGCACCCAGATGCGGCTCAAGTCGGTGAGCTGCATCAGCTCCATCCCCGGCTTCAGGCTCATCCCCTCGACGGCTTTCTTGTCGCCGACAATGCCGCTGACGGGAGCGAACAGCGTCAGGGTCTTGCGGATCTCTCCGCTCTTTTCCAGCTGCTCTATCTGGCGGGCACTGATGTCCCAGTAACTTAGGCGCTGACGGGCGGCGCTCAGGAGGCGCTCGCCACCGGCGCCGAGGTCGGCGATGGGGCTCTGGGCCAGCTCGGCCTGGTGGCGTAGGGCCAGCAGGTACTCCTGCTGGGCGGCGACCAGGTCGGGGCTGTAAATCTCGAGGAGCGGCTGTCCTTTTTGTACCAGCTGTCCCGTCTGGTTGACGTACAGGCGTTCGATCCAGCCACCGATCTTGCTGTTGACGGCGTACTGGGACGATTCATCATAGCTGATGCGGCCAACGGTGCGCACCTCGCGGTGCAGGTCGCCGCGGGTGACGGTCGCCGTGCGCACCCCCATGTTCTGGGTGGTGACGGGGTCTATGGCGATGGCGCTGCCGCCGGAGCCGTCTTCATAGACGGGAACGAGATCATGTCCCATGTAGTCCTGGCCGGGTTCGTCGCGGACATAGGTCGGGTCCATGGGCGAGGCCCAGTGGATGATCTTGGCTGGCCCGCCCGTAGCTTGCGAGCCACCCCCCGTGCCGGGCTTGAGGGGGGTCAGATCCATGGCGCAGATGGGGCAGATGCCCGGCTCATCCTGGATGATGAAGGGGTGCATGCCGCAGGTGTACTGCACCTTTTCCCCAGCGGCTGTCTCCGTTGCCGTCTCGTGGCCATGGTCGTCGTGGTCGCCGGAGCGCCCCCAGAAATAGCCGCCGCCGAGAGCGACGATCAGCAGCAGGGCGATCAGCAGCAGGGCGATCAGGGGAGATTTCATATTTCTTTTGCTCATGACAGAACCTCTTCTAAGGGGCGCTTACTTTGTTAAATCCGTACCGACCAGGGCCTCGAGCTGGGCCAGGCTCAGGCGGTAGTCGGCCATGGTCTGATAAAGTTGACGTTCATCGTTGAACAGGGTGGTCAGGCTGTTGAGCATCCGGGAAAAATCGACCTTGTTGTTGCTGTAGCCGATCTGGGCCGATTCAAAGGCGTGGGTCGATTGGGGGAGAATGCCGCCACGGTAGAGCTCCAGCAGGCGACCGGCACGATCGAGTTTTGCGAGCAGGTCGGCAATGCCCCCGTCGATGGCGTTGCGCAGGTCATGCAGTTCGGCCTGGGCCGTAGCTTGCTGGGCGTTGGCTTCGGCCACCCGAGCCTGCCGGCGTTCGCGCCAGATGGGCAGATTGAAAGAGACGGAAGCACTGTACATATCATCCCCCTCACCCCCCATGGCCGGTTCGCGCTGCATGTATTCGAGGGATAGGGTGAAATCGGGGTAGAAGGCTTTTTGGGCGAGAGCCTCCTCCGCCTTGCTCTTGTCGATCTGCGCGGACAAACCGGCGAGAAGAGGCCGCTTTTCCTCTGCCAATCGCCGGAGGGCATCGGCCCCATAGGGCACGGGCGGCGTGTCGAGGTCGGCGATATATCCGATGGGGGTGTCGGCGGGGCGGGCGAGGAGGCGGTTAAGGTTCGCCTGCAGGCTGCGCCGCTGCTGGTCGAGCCCAATCTGTGCTTCCAGCAGGCGCGAGCGCTCCACTTGGGCCCGGAGCACATCCTGCTGGCGGCCTTCACCAACGCCGTAGCGGGTTTCGGCGGCCCGGATCACCGTCTCCATCACCTGGAGATTGCGGCTCAGGATATCCTGAGCCTTGTCGACCAGAAACAGGCGGGCGTAGACTTCTTTCACCAGGGCCGTCAGGGCCAGCTTGCGCTCCTCATGGCGGGCCTGGGCAGAGACCGCATCCAGGCTGGCGGCTTCCCGGGCCAGCGCGCGTTTGCCAAAGAAGGGGAGTTTTTGGCTGAGGCCGATCACCTTGGACGTCATGCCATCCTGATCAAAGGCGAAGGGATCGCTCACCAGGCCGTTGCTGATCCCCAGCATCAGCATGGGGTCATCAAAGCTGCCGGCCTGCTGGGCTTTTGCTAAAAAGGTCTGCCACTGGGCCTCGGAGGCTTCGATGGAAGGGTTGCGGCTGACCGCCTCCTGCACCAGGGCAGGCAGATCAGGCGCCGGTGGGTCGGTGCCCCAGGCCTTTGTCCCCAACAGGAGCAAAAAGAGAACCATTCCGGTCAAAAGCTGTCGATTCACCCATGTCGCCATCGCTGTTCCTCAATTTCGTAACGGGAACCCTCTGTCGGTTCCGAAAAAGTTCACTGGTTCACTTCCTCCTCCCAAGGAGCAAGCACTATGCCCAGCCGCTCCTTCCCGACGAACAGGGCATTCGGACTGCCTTTTATAAATCGAATTGTTTTTATATTAGGCGGGTTTGGCCGAATGTCCATGCCCCTGCCGGCAGAGTGAAAGTTGGGGAGAGCGGATATGGGGGGGAAAAGACCGTGCGACGGCAACAGGCAAGAGGGCGATTTTGTAGAATAATTCACGCGGGCCGTAGAATAATCTACAGCTGTTTGCGGGGGCAGAGAGGCTGGTTGGTGCTTAATCGGTAGGGGGTGTCGTCGGTGAATTGAACTCGCGTACAAAGATTTCCCAAAAGGCCACGAACAAAGCGGCAATCAGCGGACCGACGACGAAGCCGTTCATGCCAAAGACCGCAAAGCCGCCCAGGGTCGACAACAGGACGATATAGTCGGGCAGTTTGGTGTCACGCCCCACCAGAATCGGGCGCAGAATGTTGTCCACCAGACCGATCACCCCTACGCCGAAAGCGGTGAGAATGAGGCCCTGCACCCAATCGCCAATGGCGAAGAGGTAAATAGCGACCGGAGCCCAGATGAGGCCAGCGCCCACCACGGGGATGAGGGAGAGGAGGGTCATCACCACGCCCCAGAGCAGGGCGCCGGGAATGCCGAGAATGGCGAAGATAATACCCCCCAGACTACCTTGTACCACGGCGACAACGAGGTTGCCTTTGACGGTGGCCCGGGCCACTTCGGCAAATTTGGCGAAAAGAAGACGCTCCCGTTCATCCCCCAGAGGAAGGGCGCGCACCAGCATTTCGACCAACTGCTGCCCATCCCGCAGCAGGAAAAAAGCGACATAGAGCATGAGGCCGAGGCTGACGAAAAACTGCAGGGTATCCTGGCCAAACTGTACGGCGTTTTGGGCGAGAAAGCGACTGGCCGCCAGCGCTGCCCCCGACAACTGTTCCTGCAGGGGGTTCAGGTCGAGATTCAGGCGTTCGAGAAAATTCTGAATAACGGGAAAGGCCTCCCGAATACGTTGAATATATTGGGCGAAATCCAGGTCGCCGTTCTGCAGGCGCTGGTACAGACTGGCGCCCTCCTGCAGAAATGAGCCAAAGACGAAGAGGGTCGGAACAATGCCGATGAGGACTCCGGCAGTCAAAGTCGCCAGCGCGGCCAGATTGCTGCGCTCTCCCCAGGCGGCCAGCAGGCGCCGGTAGAGGGGATAGAAAATCAGGCCGACAATACAGGCCCAGAAAATCGCCCCGAAAAAAGGCTTGAGCAGCACAAGAAACAGAATCGTCACCAGCCCCAGCATCAAAAGAAAGGTCAACTTTTCGAGCCAGGGCAACTCCTTGGGCTGATTGTCTTTTTGGTCAGGCATCTGGCGCATCTCTTTCGTTGCGTGGAATAAAAGCAAGGAACGGCTGAAAGTTTATCATAGTTTCTTGCTGGACGTTAAAGCTCTTTCGTTTCACATCCCCTCCCGCCGGGTAGCCACTCCTGTCTTCGGGAAGATTGCTAAAAGGTAATCTTCCGGTCATGTTTCGACAACTATTCTGTTTTACATTCACCCTGTTTGAAAAGCACGAAACCTCAGGGCCTTGCGCGTTAAGCAACAGGCTTTCAAGGGAAAGGTTGCGGGTACCCCGTGAAACTTCTATTCAGCAATCCAAGGTCAGCCCCTGCGGTGGAAAAGCTGCTGCCAGACCTGACCAAATACCTTTTGGTCAGTGTTTTTGGCACGTTGGTGCATTACGGTCTCATGGTGACCCTGATCCGGCGATTTTCTGCAGGCGTGTTGCCCGCTTCCACCGCAGGGGCGATGACAGGTGCCCTGATCATTTATCTGCTGAATTATTTCTGCACCTTCCACAGCCGGAAAAGACACCTGGAGTCCGTGTCCAGGTTTTTCCTGGTCGCTGCCTTGGGGCTGGTCATTAACGGACTCGTCTTAAAAGCGATGCTTGGCTGTCTAGGCGGACACTATCTTATCGCTCAGTGTCTTGCCACCGGCGCTGTTTTCGGATTCAGCTTCACCTTAAACCGGACCTGGACATTTTAAAGGAGCCAGAATATGAGAAAACCCTCCCTCAACAAGGCGGCAAAAACAGTTCAGAAAGAGACCCTGCTGACGGTTGTGGTGCCGGCCTACAACGAACAGGAAGTTATTCTTGAATTCCACCGCAGGCTCTGCTCGGCCCTGGAAGGGGCCGACATAGACCGCGCAGAAATCCTCTATGTCAATGACGGGAGCAGCGATAATACCCTGCCCCTGTTGTTGGAGCTGATGCGAGAGGACCGGCGCGTCGAGGTCCTTGACCTGAGTCGCAACTTCGGCAAGGAGGCGGCGATGACAGCCGGGTTGGATCATGCTCACGGCGATGCGGTGGTGGTGATCGACGCCGATCTGCAGGATCCGCCGGAACAGATTCCCGACATGGTCAGGGAATGGCGTCAGGGCTTCGATGTGGTTTACATGCGGCGCCTCAGCCGGGAAGGGGAAACCTGGCTGAAAAAGACGACCGCCCGCGCTTTTTATGCGCTCATGGCCCGCGTGGGACGCGTCAAGGTGCCCGAGAATGTAGGTGATTTCCGTTTGCTGAGCCGGCGGGCAGTCGATGCCTTGAAGCAGCTGCCCGAACGGACCCGGTTCATGAAGGGGCTTTTTGCCTGGATCGGTTTCCCGGCGAAAGAGCTTCCCTACCACCGTGATCCCCGCTATGCAGGCGTCACCAAGTGGAACTACTGGGGGCTGTGGAATCTGGCGATCGAAGGGATAACCTCATTTACCGTGGCGCCCCTGAAAATTGCCAGCTATATCGGATTTCTGACCTCGGCGGCGGCGCTGCTTTACGGGCTGTTTGTCCTGGCCAAAGCGCTGTTTTTCGGCGATCCGGTGCCAGGCTACCCAAGCCTGATGGTCGTGATCTTGTTTCTGGGCGGCCTTCAGCTGTTGGCCATCGGCGTGGTCGGTGAGTACCTGGGGCGGATGTTTGTCGAAACCAAGCAGCGGCCCATTTACCTGGTGAACAGTCACCACCGTGCGGCCATCGGGCGGGTGGTCCTGAAACCTTTCGATTTGGCCCGCAGGAACCAAGAGGCGTTATCATGGCATTCCAATTGACATCTATTCAACGCAAGGTGTTCCGGGGGATACTCGCTGTGGCAGCGATGGTCCGCCTGCTGTCCCTGGGAAGCTATCCGCTGGCCGATACTACCGAGGCGCGCTATGGCGAAATCGCCCGGCTCATGGCACAGACGGGCGATTGGATCACCCCGCAGATTCATCAGGGTGTTCCTTTCTGGGGAAAGCCCCCCCTGTCGACCTGGCTTTCGGCCCTTTCCATCCGCGTACTGGGAGTGAACGAGTTCGCCATTCGTTTGCCGTCGTTTCTGTTAGCTCTTCTTGTTCTCGCCCTGGTTTATTTCATCGCCGTCCGGCAGCGTGGGCAGGATTTTGCCCTGGTGGCGACTGTGGTACTGGCCCTCTCCGTTCTGTTCTTCGTCAGCAGCGGAGCGGTCATGACCGATCCCGCCCTGCTTTTAGGCACGACGCTTTCGATGGTCGCTTTTTGGCGGGCCATGACAGCAAAGAAAAGCCGTGCCCTGGTCTGGGGATATCTCTTCTTTGTCGGTCTGGCCATTGGTCTCCTGGCCAAGGGCCCGGTTGCTTTGATTCTAACCGGTCTGCCCGTCGGGGGCTGGGTCCTCTGCCAAAGACAGTGGGGCCATGTCTGGCGCCGCCTTCCCTGGTTTTCGGGTCTGGCGCTTTGTCTTGCCCTGAGCGCACCCTGGTATTATCTGGCGGAGATAAAGACCCCGGGGTTTCTCGATTATTTTTTGATCGGCGAACACTGGAAGCGTTTTATGGTTTCAGGCTGGCAGGGTGATCTTTACGGCAATGCTCACTCCCGGCCCCTGGGGACCATCTGGCTGTACTGGCTGGTGACAGCGCTGCCGTGGTCCCTGGTTTTGCTCGCCTCCCTCTTCAGGAAAGAGTTCCGACAAAAAGTGGGCCTCATGCTCAGACGCCCCGACGGCTGGGGGGTGTATCTGGTGCTGTGGTCTGTCGCCCCCATGGTTTTTTTCACCCTGGCCGGCAACATTCTGTGGACTTACGT
Protein-coding regions in this window:
- a CDS encoding glycosyltransferase family 2 protein, coding for MRKPSLNKAAKTVQKETLLTVVVPAYNEQEVILEFHRRLCSALEGADIDRAEILYVNDGSSDNTLPLLLELMREDRRVEVLDLSRNFGKEAAMTAGLDHAHGDAVVVIDADLQDPPEQIPDMVREWRQGFDVVYMRRLSREGETWLKKTTARAFYALMARVGRVKVPENVGDFRLLSRRAVDALKQLPERTRFMKGLFAWIGFPAKELPYHRDPRYAGVTKWNYWGLWNLAIEGITSFTVAPLKIASYIGFLTSAAALLYGLFVLAKALFFGDPVPGYPSLMVVILFLGGLQLLAIGVVGEYLGRMFVETKQRPIYLVNSHHRAAIGRVVLKPFDLARRNQEALSWHSN
- a CDS encoding glycosyltransferase family 39 protein — its product is MAFQLTSIQRKVFRGILAVAAMVRLLSLGSYPLADTTEARYGEIARLMAQTGDWITPQIHQGVPFWGKPPLSTWLSALSIRVLGVNEFAIRLPSFLLALLVLALVYFIAVRQRGQDFALVATVVLALSVLFFVSSGAVMTDPALLLGTTLSMVAFWRAMTAKKSRALVWGYLFFVGLAIGLLAKGPVALILTGLPVGGWVLCQRQWGHVWRRLPWFSGLALCLALSAPWYYLAEIKTPGFLDYFLIGEHWKRFMVSGWQGDLYGNAHSRPLGTIWLYWLVTALPWSLVLLASLFRKEFRQKVGLMLRRPDGWGVYLVLWSVAPMVFFTLAGNILWTYVLPGLPAFALLVTELMLPDQPENSTRTISPVPGLGKIMKVAVTTTLLFVSAWLLIAGQIVPAKKCQKELVAAYQAVRVEEAGVLIYLFKRPHSAEFYSRGQAHLAEQPAEVNRYFQNSSNDYFAIKEGDLRRLPTEVRQRVTKLGEFNGYYLLKEKSRYDGEKYSRQCPESLGGFPGEAGS